The following proteins come from a genomic window of Edaphobacter sp. 4G125:
- a CDS encoding thiamine phosphate synthase has product MLRCAITDRTLFSGDESQRQATLVRQAALWAHRGLDLIQLREKDLAPTEIAPLASKILALITTASSPTRLLLNASSEAVVRVAVKLHAHGVHLPSDASITFDQVRSLYAEARLPRPTITVACHTLVEADRIRKQDVDALLFSPIFGKSVAGKLVSPGIGLRMLEEACSMAAPIPVYALGGITQKNAAQCLAAGAKGIAGIRMFLD; this is encoded by the coding sequence ATGCTCCGCTGTGCCATTACCGACCGAACTCTCTTTTCCGGGGACGAATCCCAAAGGCAGGCCACCCTTGTCCGCCAGGCAGCTCTTTGGGCTCACCGGGGGCTCGACCTTATCCAGCTCCGCGAAAAAGACCTTGCCCCCACCGAGATAGCCCCGCTCGCTTCCAAAATTCTCGCGCTCATTACAACGGCATCCTCCCCCACCCGGCTTCTCCTCAATGCCTCTTCGGAAGCTGTTGTTCGCGTCGCAGTTAAACTTCACGCGCATGGCGTACACCTTCCCTCAGACGCGTCAATCACATTCGATCAGGTTCGCAGTCTCTACGCAGAGGCGCGGCTGCCTCGCCCGACCATCACCGTCGCCTGTCACACTCTGGTCGAAGCCGACCGCATTCGTAAGCAGGACGTCGACGCTCTACTGTTCTCTCCAATCTTCGGTAAGTCTGTCGCGGGAAAGCTCGTCTCTCCCGGGATCGGCCTGAGAATGCTCGAGGAGGCCTGCTCCATGGCCGCGCCAATCCCGGTCTATGCCCTTGGCGGCATCACCCAGAAAAACGCCGCACAATGCCTCGCCGCCGGAGCCAAAGGAATCGCGGGGATCCGCATGTTTCTTGACTAA